The following proteins are encoded in a genomic region of Arcobacter cloacae:
- a CDS encoding zinc ribbon domain-containing protein, translating into MQKFCVHCGKEVENLENLNFCPFCGGNLKRQKEENIKVDKISRSSANSEIDPVTKISIKDSFYERNMLLLHKVLFWTVIFAPYMIILNDIYLNKFVHNNEFWIKRAKIYFIFLIVIYSLLRIFSTFEIENLPFANFLAMYSVLFPIYYLQLNYGHLFATAGKYTPTEEEVKNIIAIQNIDNDEENRKKKIKFRTIFGVFFVLAYIFIFNVMYQSHYLASILSLFLIAGYDYYEQKYFKRDKTELFWKKRVMFYVLVLSPILVVLNFIIYN; encoded by the coding sequence ATGCAGAAATTTTGTGTACATTGTGGAAAAGAGGTCGAAAATTTAGAAAATCTTAATTTTTGTCCTTTTTGCGGTGGAAACTTAAAGAGGCAAAAAGAAGAAAACATAAAAGTTGATAAAATAAGTCGTTCTAGTGCTAATTCCGAAATCGACCCTGTAACAAAAATTTCTATTAAAGATAGTTTTTATGAAAGAAATATGCTTTTGTTACATAAAGTATTATTTTGGACTGTTATATTTGCACCATATATGATAATATTAAATGACATTTATCTTAACAAATTTGTTCATAATAATGAATTTTGGATAAAAAGAGCAAAAATATATTTTATTTTTCTTATTGTGATATATTCACTTTTGCGTATATTTTCAACTTTTGAGATAGAAAATTTACCATTTGCAAATTTTCTTGCTATGTATTCAGTTTTATTTCCAATTTATTACCTACAGCTTAATTACGGACATTTATTTGCAACAGCAGGTAAATATACCCCTACAGAAGAAGAAGTAAAAAATATCATAGCTATTCAAAATATAGATAATGATGAAGAAAATCGTAAAAAGAAAATAAAATTTAGAACTATTTTTGGTGTATTTTTTGTTTTAGCATATATATTTATATTTAATGTTATGTATCAATCTCATTATTTAGCTTCAATATTAAGTCTTTTTTTAATAGCAGGTTATGATTATTATGAACAAAAATATTTTAAAAGAGATAAAACTGAATTATTTTGGAAAAAAAGAGTTATGTTTTATGTCTTAGTGCTTAGTCCAATTTTAGTGGTATTAAACTTTATAATATACAATTAA